A single genomic interval of Babylonia areolata isolate BAREFJ2019XMU chromosome 26, ASM4173473v1, whole genome shotgun sequence harbors:
- the LOC143300763 gene encoding solute carrier family 35 member C2-like, whose protein sequence is MTGQKKKKKPRDLRLLKSVIKPKAEEVKKSVCSFSYFVTVVKTLCLIVFYYFFSIMLTFYNQHFIHEYQLPLSMTMCHLVFKFMASGLIRWILECRSGESRVLLGWREYCKRVALTGIVSSLDIGLSNWSFDFITVSLYTMSKSSAVIFIMGFALLFRLEKCRFSQVFVVLFIAVGLFMFTYQSTQFNLEGFVMVMTASLLSGLRWTLAQTVLQKNEIGLHNPLDMMYHIQPWMMLALLPLAAAAEGMKLISTDLVFRFSDLQLLAQTMGLVLAGAVLAFFLEFSEFLLVCTTSSLTLSIAGIFKELCVLYLAVYINGDKINFINAIGLVVCLAGIALHIILKAVYARYDREDEMVRSLNRPEEKMEMLTRNGDPRTTDPEEDEDEEDIFNIDRDR, encoded by the exons ATGactggacagaagaagaaaaagaagccgcGAGACCTTCGTTTGCTGAAGAGTGTCATCAAGCCCAAAGCGGAAGAAGTGAAGAAGTCGGTCTGCTCCTTCTCCTACTTTGTGACGGTGGTCAAGACACTATGTCTGATTGtattctactacttcttctccaTTATGCTCACTTTCTACAACCAGCATTTCATTCAT GAATACCAGCTTCCCCTGTCAATGACTATGTGCCATCTAGTCTTTAAGTTCATGGCATCAGGTCTGATTCGCTGGATTCTGGAATGTCGGTCTGGAGAAAGTCGGGTTTTACTTGGTTGGAGGGAGTATTGCAAGAGAGTTGCActcacag GCATTGTTAGCTCCCTAGATATTGGTCTCTCCAACTGGAGTTTTGACTTCATCACCGTGTCTTT GTACACCATGTCTAAATCCTCTGCGGTCATCTTTATTATGGGCTTTGCTCTGCTGTTCCGTTTGGAGAAATGT cggtTCAGCCAGGTGTTTGTGGTGCTGTTCATCGCGGTGGGTCTCTTCATGTTCACCTACCAGTCCACCCAGTTCAACCTGGAGGGCTTTGTCATGGTCATGACAGCTTCCTTGCTGTCGGGTCTGCGCTGGACGCTTGCCCAGACCGTCCTGCAGAAAAATGAAATCG gTCTGCACAACCCTCTGGACATGATGTACCACATTCAGCCCTGGATGATGCTGGCCCTTTTGCCTCTGGCAGCGGCAGCTGAAG GGATGAAGCTGATCTCCACAGACCTGGTGTTCCGCTTCAGTGACCTACAGTTGCTGGCCCAGACCATGGGGCTGGTGTTGGCTGGGGCTGTGCTGGCTTTTTTCCTGGAGTTCAGCGAGTTTCTGCTGGTCTGCACCACCTCCAGTCTCACCCTGTCCATAGCCGGCATTTTTAAG GagctgtgtgtgctgtatttAGCTGTGTACATCAATGGGGACAAAATCAATTTCATTAATGCCATTGGACTGGTGGTGTGTCTTGCCGGTATTGCTCTGCACATCATCCTGAAGGCTGTGTATG CGCGCTATGACAGAGAGGATGAAATGGTGAGGTCCTTGAATCGCCCTGAAGAAAAAATGGAGATGTTGACCAGGAATGGTGACCCCAGGACAACCGATCCagaagaggacgaagatgaagaagacataTTCAATATTGATCGTGACAGATAG